The DNA window GTATCCGGGGATGGATATCTTATAAATTGGAAAGGGCAAGGCAATGAAACGGTTATCACGAGAGCAAGCCAAAGTATATGTCTTCGATCGATCTCTTCCTCCTCCATTACGCGTTGCTCCGGGAGAAAAATTTATCCTGGAAACGGAAGACGCCTCCAGTGGCTTCCTTCGTGCAGAAGGACAATCCCCCTTGAACCGGCCCTTCATCGACGAAACCTGGCCTCCTTCAGCGAACCCAGTCGCGGGACCGATTTATATCGAAGGGGTGCATAAGGGAGATCTTCTGGGAATCAAGATTGAAGATATTTTGGTGGCCGGCGACCAGAGCTTTACCTTTGCAGCCCGCCGGGGACCGATTCACGATTCATACCAATGGTCGGAAGCGGCTGCACCTTGGACCCATGTTTTGCGCCATGAACCCGGCCGGAGCGGCACGATGAGGGATGGAAAAATCTGGTTTAACGACAAGGTCTGCTGGCCGGTTACCCCTTTCATCGGGACGATCGCCGTGGCCCCCGAGCGCGAAGTGATCACCAGTATCTATGGCCAGGGAATCGGAGGAGGAAATATCGATTGCCGGGATATCAAACCTGGAAACACCTTTTACGTGAACAGCCAAAATGAAGGGGGGCTTCTCTTCGTGGGAGACGTGCACGCCTCCCAGGGAGATACGGAGTTTTCAGGAGTCGCCGCCGAGACCAGAGCTGAGGTTACCCTTGCCGTGGAAGTTATCCCCGGCAAAAAGATTCCCTTCCCCCGCATCGAAACCCCCCACAGCCTGATTGCCCTTTACAATTCCCGGCCCCTCGAGCATGCCGTGACCAAGGCGATTTTTATCCTGATGGCATGGCTGGTGGAAGAGTATGGCCTGAGTCAGCGGGATGCCTATATGCAGATATCCGTGAATCCAGGGGTTAGGGTACACATATACCAAATGATTCCCGATATGCCCCTCTGCTACACAGCGGGAGTCGAATTCCCCCGCGAATGCCTTTGAACCATGAAAGAATTTGACCTTCATTCCATCTCCGGCCTTACCGAGGCCGAAGCTACCGATCAACTGCAAAAAGAAGGATATAACGAACTCCCTTCCACAAAGCGGCGGTCCATCTTGGCCATCGTGCTCGAAGTGGTCCGTGAGCCCATGTTCCTCCTGCTGGTCGCCTGTGGGGCAATTTACCTTTTATTGGGAGATGTGCGGGAAGCCCTGATGTTGCTCGGCTTTGTCTTCGTCGTCATGGGCATCACCATCTACCAGGACCGGAAAACCGAACGCGCCCTGGAGGCCCTACGGGACCTTACCAGCCCGCGGGCACTGGTTATCCGCGAAGGCCAACAAAAAAGAATTCCCGGCCGGGAAGTGGTTCGCAGCGATATTCTCGTTTTAAACGAAGGCGACCGCGTCCCTGCCGATGCCGTGCTCCTCTGGTGCAGGAATATTTTGGTTGATGAGTCCCTGTTGACCGGTGAATCGGTACCTGTCCGCAAAGTTGCCTGGGGTGGATCTGCCCCGATGAGCCGCCCCGGAGGTGATGATCTCCCTTTGGTTTTTTCCGGCACCCTGATTGTAAAGGGCCAGGGTATCGCCCGCGTGATGGCCGTTGGCATCCAAACGGAAATCGGCAAAATCGGCAAGGCTTTACAAAAAGTGGTGCCGGAAGAAACCTTCATCCAAAGAGAAACCCGGCGTTTGGTTCGCATTCTGGCTATTGTGGGATTGTCCCTTTGCGCCTTGGTGATCATCGTGTATGGATCCACCCGCAGCGATTGGCTCGGTGGGCTTTTAGCCGGAATTACCATGGCCATGGCCATGCTGCCGGAAGAATTTCCAGTTGTCTTGACCATCTTCCTTGCCCTGGGCGCCTGGCGTATATCTCGTAAAAGGGTGCTTACCCGCCGCGTACCCACGGTGGAGACCCTCGGTTCCGCTACTGTGCTTTGTGTGGACAAAACAGGTACGCTAACCCAAAACCGTATGGTGGTACGGAAGATTTTTGCCCAAGATGAGGTTTATGATGTAAGC is part of the Deltaproteobacteria bacterium genome and encodes:
- a CDS encoding acetamidase/formamidase family protein, whose translation is MKRLSREQAKVYVFDRSLPPPLRVAPGEKFILETEDASSGFLRAEGQSPLNRPFIDETWPPSANPVAGPIYIEGVHKGDLLGIKIEDILVAGDQSFTFAARRGPIHDSYQWSEAAAPWTHVLRHEPGRSGTMRDGKIWFNDKVCWPVTPFIGTIAVAPEREVITSIYGQGIGGGNIDCRDIKPGNTFYVNSQNEGGLLFVGDVHASQGDTEFSGVAAETRAEVTLAVEVIPGKKIPFPRIETPHSLIALYNSRPLEHAVTKAIFILMAWLVEEYGLSQRDAYMQISVNPGVRVHIYQMIPDMPLCYTAGVEFPRECL